The Cydia splendana chromosome 2, ilCydSple1.2, whole genome shotgun sequence nucleotide sequence aaaaggaaaaatacggaacccttataggatcacttttgttgtccgtccgtctgtctactaagaccttttatctcgggaacgcgtggatgtatcgagttgaaattaaaagcataacttaggtcctaaaagctgtgaaaaatttaaacttctaaGAGTTGTAAGTGATCggaaaaaaagatacggccgtttatgccgcaaaaaaaatatatttcgaaactctcaaaggaatcaaaatgtacctataaaggggcccactgacggacttcgccggacgatatcagccggtCAGTtgaacgcaaaatttgacagctccgaacaactgacaggttgatatcgtccggcgaactggtaatctgtgggcccccttAAGTATGGTAATTCCCGTtgatctagaatttctagaactatgaaatttggcaagtaatatcgtcactacaagtactgggaaaatatttgaaaactattttttttgtaaataaattaataaatacgttaaatttgtacgggaccctcggcgggcgagtccgactcgcacttgtccggttttttaagatgaatctcttattaaaaactaccttagtaattataactatataggtagaaaaattccgcgagcccttacaaagctctgctttttgcactgaaatatgaaacctatggaagtgaaacgtcaacgaatgcgtgccactgtgacgtcatcttagaactaaacatggcggttttagtgctgcccagaagatttttactgttactaggttttatcgatacatcgataactttttaacgttctcggctcattttatttaaaatactaagtatgttttatttgtggagtttatgttttaataggaagtaagtaaatgaataaaaattctttattagtatattgttatgtgaaaagatactttgattgagtaagatgtgtggagtctaggacaatttcgtgcttcaaatttgacaggtaaacgagatgacgctgtactactcaatacatattgcgatttttgcggtaactctgattttcaaaagttgacgtttgacaacttagtgaccgcaaaacacatggcgcagtacagcgccatctgttttggatgtcagaataagtgtacgtgtttttcttggactttacctctccattacaatcaattttgttgtgttgctaaccctaaagtctgtaacacactaccgcactgcacctcgaccttggtgcgccgtatctataagtgagagcgatacaaaattcaagcttattaagcgacgggtgaaaaaaaaacaaaacaccttcagaacattttttttattacaaaaataaggaatgacttccgctcttcaacttcttcaacatttattcagcaaataggccacaagggcatttttatacgtcaacattgaatttacatacaagcaaaaataataacaatacattaaccattttataaattacaactatatgtaagtatatggtctcttaatgtcgaattatataaaaaaatataataatgatataaaaaagcccgcagggcagcttgtggagtaacgaccccacggcccCGAGTTACcctagtgctcccgagagtcggtcaggatctccatctccagacactttctttttatgttcatttcttggtaacctataaaaaatgatttaattattaaattaagataatttagttggtttgaagcggggtagcatgataaaataagaaaatataaataggcaatcataatatatcgatatcaaagtcgataaataaagtacaaccctagctgaaatgtttacattatttaagcgtaaaaatatagttaaataaatccaatcgcttcatgatctataactgcacagaagaaccttgctatttataatgtgaaacatccttacatttcccaggaacattatcaataaccaatatttttcatgtaaatgatagcgtacctgtgtaaggttaaagatggctgatttggtggttttcttatgccgcaccctaatacactacacactggcatattcgcgacgtaattattcacatttggcttcaattattttcaatcacaagcaaaatattgaaagataattaataattttaattttcaccacgactttttgacaggacaagtaccggctgaactgacagacaatgacatttggggaactaaacatggcggattttcggccgcattaggtatttacgtattttcatggaacactttatgtacgtactgaaatactgtcatctttttttgctatgggttacagtgctgagtaaaaacgagacagatatatatttatgtgtgtgccgtcaaaatgggtgctatttctataagcaattgtacgtatagaacaatatgtcttgtccctattatataggtccatGGCTTTTTGCTAGTCTTATtatacgtatctttcagtaggagtagcagcgaaagcgctatcattgtttgtccttatttatttagtatggattatagtatttatagtgggcaacaaataaactcGACCAATCATAGCGTAGCATTGAGTATGTTTGTCcttaaaggcccctgtacacaatgggctaTTCTGGGGGACGCATTCCGCGCcccgcccgcgattcacgcgcatagtctggagggggctcttgtttttcattctaccgcatggctgcgtcccttggaccaggggtgcgaaactcctgacttcggccaaactctgctcagcattgctccgagcaattattagagttagcACCACTTCATTTCCTTTTGCgtgtacgaccacagataagataatcacttgaattttgacaaccctatatAGCCGAAAATTTAGGCAAATAGAGGAAAAAACAAAGAACCTGGAATTAAAAATCGAGcaacaacaaaaaaactatagacATTTTGGACAAACAACTAAGAAGAAAAAACGTCATATTTTTCGGAGTTGAAGAAAAAGAAAATggctacgaaaatctactttcTATCGTTTtagacatattaaataaaaatatgaatatatCATGCAAAAAGTGGGAAATCGAAAATGTGGTCAGAATGGGGAAAAATACTGGGAAAATTAGACCTGTGGCAGTCACAATAACAACTATGAGccgaaaaatagagatacttaaaaacaaaaaatcgctTGAAAACATGGGAATATACTTAAAAGAAGATTTCTCCCCTACCATAttacaaaaaagaaaagaatTACAGGAAACCTTGAAAAAAGAGAGAGAGTCTGGGAAAAGAGTAGCTCTACACTACGACAAGATAGTAGAACTAAAACCTCGCGGCTCAGGACCTCGCACACCCACCGAAAGAAATACGAATAAAAGGTTTATGTCTATTTCACCTGAAGAACCGGAGAAGAACCATCGAGGAGTCCACAACGCCACGACAAAACAAGCACCGAGCACAAGCCGCCTGACAGCAACGAGCAGCGCCCCTCCAAAAAGCACTTCAAAATgaatatcacaaaaaaaaaaagaaaaaagaaacattaaaGTTCCCCAAGCCGGCTGGTCACCGTGGGGACAGCGACCACAACCCTCCAATTAAAAAGAGACACAAACAGTATATGTAAAGACAGACAAGAATGAAAcaggttggaggaggcctttacccaatATGGGGTTCCTATCgtcttataagtaaaaaaaaggaaatagatagtagataaaataaattaagaatTAATAGTAAGTATATGTACCTAAACTATACCAACTTTGTAAACTGataaggaaataaagaggcttttttatttttattttattttatttatatagccgaaagggatagtgccatatattagaatgGGATAGCATGACTCGActctgaaccgctgtcaaagttcggttttgtaggaaatttcctttctgtacggcagtactattcgagtcagtccatgaaaagtctgcagcggatttgatagcccacacagtgcacgtgttattttaaacgtcaaacttctatgaaattatgacacttgcactgcgtgggctatcaaatccgctgcagacttttcttggtccgactctatttaTTTTGtgcttggactggccggcgatggcccattgtgtacaggggccttagcctaagcgcgcaccacggttttagtttttgcgacacgattttagaatcgcgctgtaatatatcgcagaaaattcactgcgcgcactgcgatgaaaaagtcattcgatttgttcattctcaacatggatttcgtaccagtcgtttgtcatgaaacgttgtctttaatatgtgatcgctgtatgactttgagtatttataccacaaaggcttagaggatataaccaacggagacgccatgtctaaaattttcggtacaaaatagtctgccgttttttgcgggggaggggcacatcaaatgtataggtacgtcatgtcagataaacgtcagtccatacatatggttgacaagttgttgaccattggccgcctattttcgacagaggggaacgcctgttaatggcggctccattgttaattactccgagcacaaaggtgatctccttctatttccataattaaatggtcaacatctagcgtcttcagcagcaggttGACGGTTGGAGAGCGATATATGCCGACTGAtgtccgggtgcgattttattatcgcagtgcgcgcggggccatacaactccgtatcaaagaatataatactcactaggagaagaacggtaactccatacaaaaaaatgtccccaaccgtttatacgtttatactagtggcgccgtctttgtgtaccaatggaactaaagttgacaaccggtttagcctggcgggtattgctaggtagtaattctgttgataaacatatttgttatcttcatatcacgaaatatatgcaagatgcaaatattaccccttgtttgtggtattatcaattgatttaaataaaaggcatgtttatgtttataacattatatttattatttattaaaaaatgttttacatataaaaatatacactgaaaactggcaacttaataaaaaaatagacattaataaagcgcattcacaaagttttcagtaccttttatacaaataacattaggcatgcctacctattacactttacacacagatacactacactttacatacggcattttacacagatttccaacttgtattcatacatttcttcacggttaattaatacgctttccagatgcgttatgactcggttccttctgaacccactaaagttgtaaatttcactctggctgcttcaacagccgttgctccgcatttagcacattttctatgtgcattgctgtaatccatgtaggtactgacttacagtcttaagtggtacgtagcggtacacgttgtatgtattatttaaagagttaataaataaaattttcgttatgaactttaaccacagcagttggacagagtcattgacaaatatattttttattatggtgggtagacgtacctaccctccatatattttatgaacattgataaagacagttggaagcaaatattcattataaaacttagtcgcatgtaattaagttttaagcgttttaagtcccgttttatgattaatattgtataaaattcgtgataatttaaatcagagttgggagcaatgttgctgtagaaaaatgtttttatttttattactcgcaactttttcccggaggccaacgcacacatagaagattaaggcgcacacatgcgcaattatttggggacataactttcttaggaagtgaacaggccttgctccgtatgctgcaattcactttgcgacaatcgcgtccaaagaatataatactcactaggagaagaacggtaactccatacaaaaaaatgtccccaaccgtttatacgtttatactagtggcgccgtcgttgtgtaccaatggaactaaagttgacaaccggtttagcctggcgggtattggtaggtattggtagtaattctgttgataaacatatttgttatcttcatatcacgaaatatataaaagatgcaaatattaccccttgtttgtggtattatcaattgatttaaataaaaggcatatttatgtttataacattgtattattttatttattaaaaaaatgttttacatatagaaatatacactgaaaattaaaccctgacaacttaataaaaaaatagacgttaataaagcgcattcacaaagttttcagtataatatactgaaaactttataggcatgcctacctattacttacactttacacacacagatacactacactttacacacgggattttacacagatttccaacttgtattcatacatttcttcacgggtaattaatacgctttccatatgcgttatgacgcggttccttctgaatccactaaagctatgaatttcactcaaatatgtatcttgAACAGCCGTtactccgcatttagcacattttctacgtgcattgctgtaatccatgtaggtacagacttacagagtcgtaagtggtagtaccgctacgttgtacttattatttaaagatttaataaataaaattttcgttatgaattttaaccacagcagttggacagagtcattgacaaatatattttattattatggtgggtagacgtacctaccctccatatattttatgaacattgataaagacagttggaagcaaatattcattataaaacttaatcgcgtgtagttCAGCTTTAAGTGTTtgaagtcccgttttatgattaataatgtaaaaaattcgtgaaaatttaaatctcaGTTGGCAGCAACATTGctcaatgttgctgtagaaaaatgtttttattttgattactggcaactttttctaggaggccaaagcaaacatagaagcttcaggcgcatacatgcgcaattatttggggacataactttcttaggaagtgaacagagGCCTtgatcgcgtcgcgagcagtcgcggaaaaatgtgacaaatcacaattttaaaatcgctgcgatttttttgtcgcatatgcgctcactgccatataaacatatacgttacatttctgcgactaaattatcgcgcgacaaaaagtcgtggtgcgctcTTGGCCTTAACGGACGCACGCGTCTGGCACGCGTATAGCACGTCTATAGGATCCTGCCATCTATGTTGACAAGAATCTTGGACGTGCTCCTATACTCTGGCACACCCAATGTCAGTAGAAgaggcaaattaaaaaaaaaatgtaggcgtaaAATGTATCAACATAAATCAGgctggtgattaaattggagattgacacAAATTtattttctgatcaaatcgatcGATTTGattatcccgtctggactggccttgTGATAtctaaagcccgctccacactcgggAGCCGCGactcgcgcacgagtgtggagcgggcttgagggtctaccgcgaaccacgtccgacctgttgcctccctgtcacacttacatactaatttacaagtgcgacagagaggcaacacgtcgtcATATTAAAAAACAcgtcaaatttaaataaatgccCCCAAATCTCCccaaatgagaatacatattggTATTCTTGCGCTAGCGtccatataattttattgtcgCATTCAGCGTCTGCTCTGTTTCACGAAATATCAGCAGATCAGcacttttttttcttgaaattttaactatagctggtcaaacaACATTGTCAGTAGATaaaggcgtgaaattcaaatCTTCTATGGGACGACAACCCATCGCgcaaacattttttaaatttgccgcttgtTTCTTCTTGCAGAAATGGCAGtgtggttaaataaaatttacttatcaattatatgaaaacaaacaaaaagaTGGCAACAAGGCAGaaactttattaaatttgtacATTTGAGGTAATTGATTATTAAATAGTAAACACAACACAgtcaaaataaatatacaatcaCTAAATCCCTAGaaaaaactttttatataaataattaaatagacctattaaaaagtataatacaaaaaaaagcctaacaataataatttaaatgcatgGTAGGTAGGTAATCTACTAATAATTCCTTTATTAATATCCTGCTATAGGTAAAGACACATTCTGTTAATTTATGTAGATTTAAGaagtttattaattatttaaactagAAAAAGATTTGAGCTATTGGAAATGCTTAATGATATTGTCATAGACTGAATGCGCTTAAACTAATAAGTATACTTACACCTAAGAAATCATTTCTTTGTAATTTTAAAGAGTAAAATATCCGGGCTTCTGTAATTTTTGTGTTGTTGTTCTTCAGGTATCTGTTCCACATTAaagatgtcattaagtttttcaaaaaactttTTCCATAACCTCTTTTGTATTTCAGAATCTCGAAGTTCTTGAGTCAAATACATTGTGGGTTTCTTTGTTAAGGTGTTGGTGAAGCATTGTAATGTCTGTACCAGAGGATCTATTGCCTGTAATAAAACACAAATATTTTAAGCCGGCCATATGCTAATATTGTTGCCTgcagtttcactagacttatattgaccaggcggcttagcacggtcgcgtttttatcccttgtcaccatgcctgtcatgttctaacaagtatgtaagtgcgaaagggacgcgcatagtgatagtagataaaaatggaaccgtgctgagcccgcagcatACAATAGGTAATCatggtccatatcccggtccaAATGTACTAAAGTGTACTGAATGCCTGAATGTACTAAAGCGATAAGATTAAATCTAACCAATAAGTTTACCTCTTCATAATAAACACAGTCTGCGAGTACAATCATGTCATATTCTTCTTTAAGTATTTGGGATGTACTGTCACCCCACACCAAAGACTCTGCTATGGCATACCCTCCCATACTGGAAATTTTTGACTTATTTTCTTTTATGTTCATTCGCAACAACGGCAGTGCTTCAGGTAAATCTGTAAGCGTTACTTGGGCGCTAAAaacgaaattaatttaattaactaaatAAGAGTCTAATTGGATTCCGACTAAGTGAATTATATTTGGTAATTACCCTAGAGTTGCAGCTGTTAGACCAACAACCCCTAAACCTGACCCAAGTTCTAATACTCTAATGCCACTTAAGAACTCAGCTTTATTCTGGCACATTGTTTCGAGATACTTTGCTAAAACTAAAGATGCATCCCATACAACACAATTCACATCTCCTTCaattttttgataaatttttAGCGTTTTTAAGCACACCTCAATATCAATTTCACGAGGAAACAGGTCATTTGATTGAAAACTTGATCTTCTGTGAGACATTTCTAAAAATATGTCCGATATTACTTTagaattttgtaaataatttgaaaactctgctttatttattatcaaaacAAACAATGGCGCAAAACGTACAAAATCAAACTCtccaatgaaaaaattaacgtgtAAAGACATAAGAATAAGATGACACTGATAATAATGACAATGCttatgacagtaatgacaatgACAGCTACGACGACTATTCGAGTTATAAAAAGAAAAGCAATATCGATGGAGCCATAACACCCAAAGATTGATTGAAAAGAAAAGCTATTTCGTATACTAACTTGACTAACTTTACTGTTGCACCAACATAATGAAAAGAATTGAATATAGTCACACGATATGTGTATGGCAAGACTTAAATCATATGACAGTCTGCCCATTGTAGAGGAAAGGTTTTTCAGTCGATAAAAATGGCTGTGAAAATGGTCGTTTTCTGGTGTTCCCTTGTCCTCTTTATAGTCGGTGAGTAACGAAATCTATATTTTCATTTAAGGTATGTGTTTTTATATTACGTTTGTTTATAATTATTCTGATTTTAGGCTCTAATGCCGCTGGGGAATTCGACGTGATTCACAGCCCTAAATCCCTAAGTTTTTTTGGATCCAGTAAGATACCTGAAAGTCTCTTGAAAGAAGTGTTTTCCGCTGCTTTAGGACTGTCGGTTGAAGAGGTAGGTAATCATCTTTACGAAACTTATAGTTAACCCACCCACCCAAAGCCCAACCCAAACCAAAAGgtttggaagagatcgctctttagaaATAAGAGCGCCTGGTTGTTACCTAATTATATTTGTCTTTGTAATTTctgttatttacattttactgGTGCTAAATAGTATAATtgcttaataaacataaattctCTGTGCTCTTTTTCAGGGCACTGAATGGGATGGCATGACCATTCTTGATCCATTCACTTTGCCTGAAGCTGTAGTAGAAGTGTATGTAGATGGAGTTCCCAGCCTCGGTGAGActgtaagtgtttttttttataatcttacACTGCTACACCTTGACCCTTAAATGCATAATGCAGGAACTACCCTACAGAACTATGTATCATAATTTcttagaatttatttaaatgtgatCAGTTGAACCATTAATGAGTTGTCCTCCCTTTGGTACAGAACCCTCCAATATGTGTAGTCctagattttttttaacctaaaatttatatttttagtttattcTGTAAATTCAAGACAGACATTGTTTTTATGGTACTCAGGTGAATTGACATCTTTGTGTACACACTACACATGTGATTTGTAATTTTCCACATGCAAAATGCcaataaatatacaaaattgtTAAGTAATTTGTACTTGTATAAACTTTAGCACGAAATAAAGGCTTAATAATTTGTTATTGACAATATTCATATTAGATCCAATCCAAGTCCATAGTTTACATTTGTTGACCTAGTTTTGTTgttaagtattaatttattaaattctagATTGAGAGTAAATCAAATGCCTTCCCTTTGACTGTGGACGAATATGAACCAGATACTTTTGAAGTAGTTCGGCACAGGATACAGCAGCGCTTCAGCAATGGACGCAGTAGGCTCCTCAAGATCAAGCTTACTGATGTGAATCAGGTTTGTATCTCAACATTAACATTAATATCCACAAATTATGAATCTAGTTATTTTGTTAAGTGGGTCTAATTTCATTAATTGGAAAATTTTATGATATGTTagaaaaataaatgctactttgtattatttatgaaaGGTTATAACGATTAACTATTGTACGAGTTTCTTtgaaaatatattatacaaatTTATATAACATAGCTGCTATgatcattattttaaaatactatAGGAATATGTGAAATTGATGGCTATGATATTAAAGAGTTCCAGCAAATTATTGTTAATTCTACAGTTATTATAAATGGCCAATTTGGATTGAAGAAGCTGTTGTGTTTTTAATAGACATTTAGAACATTACTATAACATTTCTATAATTCAATGTAAGTTTCTGACTCTAGGATATGATGGGCAAAACAAATGTATATATCAGATCCTGTAATACCAAGAAGCCTGAATGTTGAAGTTAATATAACTAAGCATAAGTATGATCAACTATAATCTAATATTATAAACATGGAGGTAATtacatcatttttattttttcagttGTCATCAGGGGTGTTTGCAGACATCAAAGTACCAAAGGTTCTTAAGCTGTCCCTGAGCCACTTGAAATACTCAGTGGAAGAAGATAGTGCATTCCTACATGAGCTTGCAGCATTGAAGGCTATCACTGAAAAGGTACTTTGGTGCTTACACTGTG carries:
- the LOC134799674 gene encoding protein N-lysine methyltransferase METTL21D-like: MSHRRSSFQSNDLFPREIDIEVCLKTLKIYQKIEGDVNCVVWDASLVLAKYLETMCQNKAEFLSGIRVLELGSGLGVVGLTAATLGAQVTLTDLPEALPLLRMNIKENKSKISSMGGYAIAESLVWGDSTSQILKEEYDMIVLADCVYYEEAIDPLVQTLQCFTNTLTKKPTMYLTQELRDSEIQKRLWKKFFEKLNDIFNVEQIPEEQQHKNYRSPDILLFKITKK
- the LOC134806017 gene encoding ATPase H(+)-transporting accessory protein 2 — protein: MAVKMVVFWCSLVLFIVGSNAAGEFDVIHSPKSLSFFGSSKIPESLLKEVFSAALGLSVEEGTEWDGMTILDPFTLPEAVVEVYVDGVPSLGETIESKSNAFPLTVDEYEPDTFEVVRHRIQQRFSNGRSRLLKIKLTDVNQLSSGVFADIKVPKVLKLSLSHLKYSVEEDSAFLHELAALKAITEKINSGIVSGDNIVDFYHFRFQSLHDLSDFHGPNSLQVKEAKKLLGSAISELSSAFAKAYDGAVLVAAVATDVAHTRRTVRAAPNAPAQQQRSLSSEDSYSEDYSAIFNIILWFGLVFAFSLVAIVYAIMDMDPGRDSIIYRMTSTRMKKDN